A single region of the Arthrobacter sp. PAMC25564 genome encodes:
- the rpmA gene encoding 50S ribosomal protein L27 has product MAHKKGASSTRNGRDSNAQYLGVKRFGGQVVSAGEIIVRQRGTHFHPGAGVGRGGDDTLFALAPGAVEFGTRRGRRVVNIVAAAAAE; this is encoded by the coding sequence ATGGCACATAAAAAAGGCGCGAGTTCCACTCGCAACGGTCGTGACTCCAACGCCCAGTACCTCGGCGTCAAGCGCTTCGGCGGCCAGGTAGTTTCCGCAGGCGAGATCATCGTCCGCCAGCGCGGCACCCACTTCCACCCGGGCGCCGGCGTCGGCCGCGGCGGGGACGACACCCTGTTCGCACTGGCCCCCGGTGCAGTCGAGTTCGGCACCCGCCGTGGTCGTCGCGTTGTGAACATCGTGGCTGCTGCAGCTGCAGAGTAA
- the rplU gene encoding 50S ribosomal protein L21, whose amino-acid sequence MVYAIVRAGGRQEKVSVGDFVTLNRVPGGAGSTFELPALLLVDGDKVTSAAADLAKVTVTAEILEDLRGPKIVIQKFKNKTGYKKRQGHRQELTKVKITGIK is encoded by the coding sequence GTGGTGTACGCGATTGTCCGCGCAGGCGGCCGCCAAGAGAAGGTTTCCGTTGGAGACTTCGTTACCCTGAACCGCGTCCCCGGTGGAGCCGGCAGCACCTTTGAGCTGCCCGCACTGCTCCTGGTAGACGGTGACAAGGTTACGTCCGCTGCCGCGGACCTGGCCAAGGTAACGGTTACGGCTGAGATCCTCGAAGACCTTCGTGGTCCGAAGATCGTCATCCAGAAGTTCAAGAACAAGACCGGCTACAAGAAGCGCCAGGGTCACCGTCAGGAATTGACCAAGGTCAAGATCACCGGTATCAAGTAA
- a CDS encoding bifunctional hydroxymethylpyrimidine kinase/phosphomethylpyrimidine kinase has protein sequence MSVLSFSSLPSAFLPYPPLAATQPRIPRVLAIAGSDPSGGAGIQADLKSIAANGGYGMAAITALTAQNTRGVRAVHVPPAEFLTAQLDAISEDIMIDAVKIGMLGDAAVIDAVRGWLEKVRPGVVVLDPVMVATSGDRLLAESAAAALQALLPLADLITPNLAELAILLQEPVAADWAAALEQGKRLAALAGTTVLVKGGHLKDGGADGGGCPDALVNTGGLLGHETVVVPGERVATRNSHGTGCSLSSAMATVYARVGDWEAALREVKPWLQGALREAGSLDVGSGNGPVHHFHHLQHLSQDHGSTARAHGPAPAEGEFAVALREGAAADLATIFGLDFIRGLADGTLPEHEFAYYLAQDAIYLNGYSRVLARAAALAPSEAEQLFWARSAQNCLEVESELHRTWLSTRPTDAHLGPVTKSYVDHLLAASVAGSYGVLVAAALPCFWLYAEVGATLHGEFLAAGAPPEHPYADWLRTYADEEFAAATRQAIAFTDAAARSASESERNAMVLAFRQSARYEVDFFDAPRLHS, from the coding sequence ATGTCTGTTTTGTCCTTTTCAAGCCTTCCGTCTGCGTTTCTTCCTTACCCGCCGCTTGCCGCTACGCAGCCCCGGATTCCGCGGGTGCTGGCCATCGCCGGCTCCGACCCCTCCGGCGGAGCGGGGATCCAGGCCGACCTGAAAAGCATCGCCGCGAACGGCGGCTACGGGATGGCGGCCATCACCGCCCTGACGGCACAGAACACCCGGGGAGTCCGGGCCGTGCACGTGCCCCCGGCCGAATTCCTCACCGCGCAGCTGGACGCGATCAGCGAGGACATCATGATCGACGCCGTCAAGATCGGCATGCTGGGGGACGCGGCCGTGATCGACGCCGTCCGCGGCTGGCTCGAAAAGGTCCGCCCCGGCGTGGTGGTGCTTGATCCGGTGATGGTGGCCACGAGCGGGGACCGGCTCCTGGCGGAGTCCGCCGCGGCCGCCCTGCAGGCCCTGCTGCCACTGGCTGACCTGATCACGCCGAACCTCGCCGAGCTGGCCATCCTGCTCCAGGAGCCCGTCGCCGCGGACTGGGCCGCGGCCCTGGAACAGGGAAAACGGCTGGCCGCACTGGCCGGCACCACCGTGCTGGTCAAGGGCGGACACCTGAAGGACGGCGGCGCCGACGGCGGAGGCTGCCCGGACGCGCTCGTCAACACCGGGGGACTGCTGGGGCACGAGACCGTCGTGGTGCCCGGCGAACGCGTAGCCACCCGCAACAGCCACGGCACCGGCTGTTCGCTGTCCTCGGCGATGGCCACCGTATATGCCCGGGTGGGGGACTGGGAGGCCGCCCTCCGGGAGGTCAAGCCCTGGCTGCAGGGCGCCCTGCGGGAGGCGGGGAGCCTCGACGTCGGATCCGGCAACGGCCCCGTCCACCACTTCCACCACCTCCAGCATCTCAGCCAGGATCATGGCAGCACAGCCCGGGCCCACGGCCCGGCCCCGGCAGAAGGCGAGTTCGCCGTGGCACTGCGGGAAGGTGCGGCCGCAGACCTGGCCACGATTTTCGGCCTGGACTTCATCCGGGGCCTGGCCGACGGCACGCTGCCCGAGCACGAGTTCGCCTACTACCTCGCGCAGGACGCCATCTACCTCAACGGCTACTCCCGGGTCCTGGCCCGCGCGGCCGCCCTCGCGCCGTCGGAGGCCGAACAGCTGTTCTGGGCCCGCTCCGCGCAGAATTGCCTCGAGGTCGAATCCGAGCTGCACCGGACCTGGCTCAGCACCCGCCCGACCGACGCGCACCTGGGTCCCGTCACCAAGTCCTATGTGGACCACCTGCTCGCTGCCTCGGTCGCAGGCAGCTACGGGGTGCTGGTGGCCGCGGCCCTGCCGTGCTTCTGGCTCTACGCCGAGGTCGGGGCCACGCTGCACGGGGAGTTCCTCGCGGCCGGCGCCCCGCCGGAGCACCCCTACGCGGACTGGCTGCGGACCTACGCCGACGAGGAGTTTGCCGCCGCGACCCGGCAGGCGATCGCCTTCACCGATGCGGCAGCGCGGTCCGCCTCGGAAAGCGAACGGAATGCCATGGTGCTGGCCTTCCGGCAGTCGGCGCGCTATGAAGTCGATTTCTTCGACGCGCCGAGGCTGCACTCTTGA